Proteins from one Toxotes jaculatrix isolate fToxJac2 chromosome 13, fToxJac2.pri, whole genome shotgun sequence genomic window:
- the marcksl1b gene encoding MARCKS-related protein 1-B has translation MGSQASKGEVAAEANAAAADAAAVKTNGQENGHVKTNGDVSTKPDGDAAATNGSAEAAKEPEAGAGGDTIEPAPAADGEAAKPEGEAAAKETPKKKKKKFSLKKSFNFKLNLKKSKKSEAVKEEAAAAAPSEEKPAENGAAAPAEEKKEEVKEEAAAAAEAEAPKAEEAPAKEEAPKEEAKEAAAPAPEATKPTEESSSTPAPSEKKE, from the exons ATGGGATCCCAGGCATCCAAGGGAGAGGTGGCCGCTGAGGCAAACGCTGCTGCCGCTGATGCTGCAGCTGTCAAAACCAACGGACAG GAGAATGGACACGTGAAAACCAATGGCGATGTGTCTACAAAGCCTGATGGGGATGCTGCTGCCACCAATGGCTCAGCTGAGGCAGCCAAGGAGCCTGAAGCTGGCGCAGGAGGCGACACTATTGAGCCGGCGCCCGCTGCGGATGGAGAGGCTGCCAAACCTGaaggtgaggctgcagctaagGAGACccccaagaagaagaagaagaagttctCCCTGAAGAAGTCATTCAACTTCAAACTGAATCTgaagaagagcaagaaaagCGAGGCTGTTAAGGAGGAAGCCGCTGCCGCCGCCCCCTCTGAGGAGAAGCCTGCTGAGAATGGAGCTGCCGCtcctgcagaggagaagaaggaggaggtgaaggaggaggccGCCGCTGCAGCCGAGGCCGAGGCCCCAAAGGCGGAGGAGGCTCCAGCTAAAGAGGAGGCCCCCAAGGAGGAGGCCAAGGAGGCAGCTGCTCCGGCCCCTGAGGCCACAAAACcaacagaggagagcagctcGACCCCCGCTCCCTCTGAAAAGAAAGAGTGA